A region of the Melanotaenia boesemani isolate fMelBoe1 chromosome 6, fMelBoe1.pri, whole genome shotgun sequence genome:
ggcccctcctgcaggtggtgagcccacgggaggagaggcccatgtcaccctttcgggctgaacccgactgggccccatgggcaaaggcctggccaccaagcgctcgcctctgtgccccacattcaggcctggctccaaagcggggccctggtgacccacgtccaggcaagggaaaccctggtccatgatttgtcgtcATCATGATTGAACACCACCATCTTTAAAAGTGACAGTTGCCATGGAGATGCAGCCATCTGCATCCTCCTCTCCCGCAGCTTCTAGATACTGACCTGAGGAGGATCTCTGCTTTACAGGCAGGCGAGGAGATGTAAAGGCACAAACTAACGAAACCCCAGACTCACCTGCAGCGTGATGTCCATGCGATTTAACATGAGCCAATCGGAAGCCCCCGCTCTGACGTCCAGGTCTATCAGACCTGGTGTGTGTgtagaccacacacacatataaacaagCATTTAGGCATTCTGCATttcatacagtaaataaaatttattttcatccttcagaaaacacaagttcatgagtgaaatttaaaataaaatccagccAGTCTCAGTCAGAGGATCCCAGCAAACCTGAAACCACAGCTGCAGTTCACACAGTTTCTAATGAAGGGGGTGGGGGTCCTCAGGTCTGCCAGGTGTATGTGGGGGGGGCTGGTTTGAGACTCATTTACGCTGAACCTGTGTGAAGGATGAGGGAAGCTGGATGGGCTGGACAGGCTGGAAAGACTGGGTGGGTTTCTTCCTGGAGTCTGGGGAGACCCTGTGGAGAGCTGTGGGCGTCAGCTGGTTTCGTTTGATGATCTGCAGAGCCAGCTGGGTGTTACCTAGGAAACGAGACAGACGTAAACATGGGGACAACTTAGCTTTTCCTAGGAAACAAGACATAGACGTAAACATGGGGACAGCTGAGCGTTTCCTAGGAAACGAGACATAGACGTAAACATGGGGACACCTGAGCGTTTCCTAGGAAACGAGACAGACGTAAACATGGGGACACCTGAGCGTTTCCTAGGAAACAAGACAGACGAAAACATGGGGACAACTGAGCGTTTCCTAGGAAACGAGACAGACGTAAACATGGGGACACCTGAGCGTTTCCTAGGAAACAAGACATAGACGAAAACATGGGGACAACTGAGCGTTTCCTAGGAAACGAGACATAGACGTAAACATGGGGACAACTGAGCGTTTTCTAGGAAACGAGACATAGACGTAAACATGGGGACAACTGAGCTTTTCCTAGGAAACAAGACATAGACGTAAACATGGGGACAACTGAGCGTTTCCTAGGAAACGAGACATAGACGTAAACATGGGGACAGCTGAGCGTTTCCTAGGAAACGAGACAGACGTAAACATGGGGACAACTGAGCGTTTCCTAGGAAACGAGACAGACGTAAACATGGGGACAACTGAGCGTTTCCTAGGAAACGAGACAGACGTAAACATGGGGACAACTGAGCGTTTCCTAGGAAATGAGACAGACGTAAACATGGGGACAACTGAGCATTTCCTAGGAAACAAGACATAGACGAAAACATGGGGACAACTGAGCGTTTCCTAGGAAACGAGACATAGACGTAAACATGGGGACAACTGAGCGTTTCCTAGGAAACAAGACATAGGCGTAAACATGGGGACAACTGAGCGTTTCCTAGGAAACGAGACAAAGGTAAACATGGGGACAGCTGAGCGTTTCCTAGGAAACGAGACAGACGTAAACATGGGGTCAACTGAGCGTTTCCTAGGAAACAAGACATAGACGTAAACATGGGGACAACTGAGCGTTTCCTAGGAAACGAGACAGACGTAAACATGGGGACAACTGAGCTTTTCCTAGGAAACAAGACATAGACGAAAACATGGGGACAACTGAGCGTTTCCTAGGAAACGAGACAGACGTAAACATGGGGACAACTGAGCGTTTCCTAGGAAACGAGACATAGGCGTAAACATGGGGACAACTGAGCGTTTCCTAGGAAACGAGACATAGACGTAAACATGGGGACAACTGAGCGTTTCCTAGGAAACGAGACATAGGCGTAAACATGGGGACAACTGAGCGTTTCCTAGGAAACGAGACATAGACGTAAACATGGGGACAACTGAGCGTTTCCTAGGAAACGAGACATAGAGGTAAACATGGGGACAGCTGAGCGTTTCCTAGGAAACGAGACAGACGTAAACATGGGGACAACTGAGCGTTTTCTAGGAAACGAGACACAGACGTAAAAAACAGAGTTGTGGACATCAATGTGTGTTGGACGGAGGACACACCATTTTGCAGTTCCAGATAAACTCCCAGCAGGATGGCTTCAGGTGGAATCTCTTTAGTGTTGACCATGGACGCAGCCTGATGGACACAAACCACCAACATTATTGCAGTTCTCCAGCTCGCACAGCAGCCTTCCCTCGGGTAAATCTGTCATCATGTTGACATGAGATGAAGCTGCAGAAAGTTCTGTGGTTTCTGTCTGTGCTGGCTCCTGTATATCTGATCTCTGAACCTGACCCACTTCTTCCCCCATCTCAGTCCCATGCCGGCGGGTACCTGGTGCAAACACTTGCGGGCCTTGTCGTACTCGCTCCGTAAGCAGTAGGCACTGCCCAGGTTGAAGAGCATCATGGCCCGGGCTGAAGCCACACTGCTAGGGTAACACAGAGGCGTCTTCTtccctgctgcacacacacgGAACAtctttaacatattttaattcCTTTACGTCATTGTGAATCACTTTGAATGAATCGCAGGACTCACAGGGCTCGACGGGCTCGTCTCCTTTATCGGGTCCTGTTAACGGAAACAGAGCAGCTGTTAGCGCTTCagaaaagcttcttttttttcttttacagaaaagtggaaaaaaagctCAGACCCTGGTCTGGTTCACTGCTCAGGACTCCCACCGACACGTCACTGACATTCTCCGGGTTCAGGTGAGTGATTGCATCAGAGATCCTGTCCAATGAGATGAGGGCTTCAGCAGCATACAGGTGACCCAGGAACCTGAGCACACGGGGGAAGAACAATAAACCTTACTACTTCCTTTTAGATCCATCCAGACCACCATCACACTCTAAACTTACTTCAAGGATCCAGACACCTTGGTCTGCTGAAGCAGCTTCTCAGCGTGGTTCAGAGCCATCAGATTGTCTCCCAGCGCCAGTGCCACATATGCACTGCAGGCCAAGATGGAGCACCTGCACACAACAAGATAAGTCACGGGACACGCCACAGGACACGCCACGGGACACGCCACAGGACATATGTCAAACATCACATGCATCTGAAGCAACCTAGAAGGTCCTGTGACCAGAGGAGGCATACCTGAGGTTTTCCACCTCCTGCTTCCTGAGCGGAGATGAcggagcagcaggcaggaactTATCAGCTTCTGGACCTTTTCCACTGGAAAACACAGTAACAGACGCatgataacacacacacacctcagctCATACATGCATGGCATGTAATTCAGGTGTTTCACCTGCAGGCGTCACTGTTCTCGCTGCCACTCTCCGTGCTTCCCGACTGGCTGGAGCTCTTGGATCCGTTCTCCATCTTGGCGTCCTGCTGCTGGTGGtccggcagcagcagcagagcgtTCCTCAGGCAGATGGCTGCAAACTCCATGCTGGCTACTGGGATGGCAGCCGACTGGCCCTCACTGGAGGACACAAATACAAGGCTCTGAGAAATACTCAGCTTAGGAGCTGATGTAAGCCCGGCCAAACAGACCGAGCTGCATCTGTCACCAACAGCTGCTGAGCTGGAGGTGAGTCTGCAGCTTCCCGGTCTGGGTTCTGGCTCTCTGACCTGTAGTTGGTGTTCTGTGCAGACTGAGAGGCCAGGACGATCTTCCGATGGTAGCCCTGCCCGATGACAGACTGAACGATGCCTTTTTTACAGGGTAAACCTTTGCTTTCCTGCTCTGAgccctaaaacacacacaaacaaccatcTTCATACACACACCTTTATTAGAAACGCATTAAGGAACAGGAAACATACATTTATGTATCCTTTACTGGGAACCAAACCCAGTTCCTGGATATGTGTAAGAATTAATGCTTCTATAAAAAGTAAGGAGATGCTCAGGCAGCATCCGGCTGTAAAACCTACGCCCTTGTTGGCAGAGATGCAGCACTCTGCGAGCCGCAGCCACAGCCGTGGGTTGGAGTGGTAAACCTGCACAGCCTCCATCAGACACTCAAACGCTGCCAGAGGCCGGCCGATGTGCAGCAGCTGGATGCCGCAGTTGTACAGCAGCTCGTAGCGCTTGTTGGCCAGTAACGCACACATGGGGATCCCTGCGAACTTCTTAGCTGGACAAGGAACAGAAATGGACTCGTTACAACGGACTCGAAGTGCAGCACATtggagatttttctttatttctaaagtacattttaaaaacaaagtggaTTGGATTGATACAGAGGAACACATTGGTTGTAACGTGGTGAGTAAAATCTAGGTTTTACTGAGCTGAACTTGGAGGAAGCAGCGATGAGAAGGATGTCTACAGAAACCTACTCTGGCCGTTGCCGCCGTCGCCCAGCTGTGCACACGTGTGGTCGTTCTCCTGCAGAGCCTTCTTGAAGTAGAAAATGCCGAGGTTGTGTTTCCCCATGGCGAAGTGGATGCAGCCCAGATTGTTCCAGAACATACATCGGACACATTCACCTGAATGAGACACGTCGGGTTAGAGAACAACTCATCATCCAGAACTTACTGCTCCTGGGgcgggtggggggggggggggggggggggggggtctgacCTGTCCTGATGGGTCCAGGATGTTCTGCGATGTTGGTGCTGTTCAGCAGCTTCACGGCCTTCCGGTAGTTTCCTCTCAGGTACTCAAAGTTACTCTTAAGGAAGAGTGATGGTGCAGACTGAGGAGAGGACAGTTCCCAtcaatctcacacacacacacacacacacaaccagcgTACACATCGATGCACGACTGGACTCTTATTGATCCTGGTCATCATCACCTCATTGTTCCTGGATTTGCTTATATGGTCACGTTTTCCTGACTGGTCACCGcccagattttattttctgtgtttaaataacttcCTAATCAACGTTTTATTAATCTGAATTATTTCCCACACTCAGCGCCCCCTGGTGGTCCCCTGACTATAACATAACCAGCATTTAAAGGAGTTAAGACATTCTACAGAACTAGCAGATTTTCCCGACGTTGCACCCCCTATCACTGTTGCAGTCCACCTGCTGCTCTACGGAGCGTACCTTCTGCCTCCAACTGGGATTTCTGCTTCTGAAAGCTTTCTTTGCTCCATATGTGATGCAgctaatgttttatgtgaagcacactgacttgtcctGGACATGAAATGTAGAAATAACCTGCCTTACCTCCACCCTACGTgaactctgagatctctccaatCAGTAACAGTCTAATCTTAACTCCTCTCTCTGTTATACCTTCTACAAATGATCCCCATTTCATTATCCAAGAAGGCTGGCTGAGCTCCTTCATTGGGAGTGAAAGGAGGCCCCATCTGAAGATGTCCAAACTTCAAATGACAGGCTGTGATGGAGGGTTAGATGTACCGGATCTCAGATTTTTCCAGCTTGCATCTCACCTGTGGATGATTGCAAGCTGCCGCAACCGTGACTCATCTTCAATTTGGTATGAGGTAGAATCTTCTCAGTCAAAGTATCTCctgttgaatattttttttttgaacaACCCTGAACCTGTCAGAAAGCTCAGCTTTAACCTCATTACTCTCAGTACTATCAGAGCCTGAAGATTCATCTGTTCCATAGAAGGCCGAGCTAACATCTCCTCACTTCTATTCTTGATAAGCCTGACTTCCTGCTAGGCCGGAGAGACCAGGGCTTTAAGGTGTGGAACTACCAAGGGCTGAAGAAAACAGGTGATCATTTCAGcagtttggtttatttaatCAAGGTGATttctataaatatttacaaatcagacaatttaaagttaaagacaCCGCCTTAGTGAGTAAAGACTATGTTATGTGAGGAGAAGCCTCGTCTTTATGGCTCAGTAAAAAATGCGTGTCTGCTTTTTACAGAGCCCTGAACTCTACCTCCTCTCTTACTTCACAAGGTACAAAGCAAGCGTGGGTGGATGATCTTGGTGTTACTATAGATGATAATGAGTGGCAGGAAAGCTATCTTTGGTGTCTCATTACGGATGGACCCTCAGTACCGGATACTTTGCCTCCCGGATAGTCAGATCACGGCAGACTTTTCGGTTTACTGACTTTTGCTCTAGGAGGACATTCTACTCTTCAGGACCAAGAACGATGctccaacaaagaaaaaatatttttcagtcaACCCCCCCAAAGCAAGACAGCAACATACAAAGTTTGCTAAGCAGTTGTTCTGAGAGGTGGAACCTGCCTTGGCAACGTACAACGCCACTAATTTAATCAGACGTTTAAAAAAGCACCACTTGACAAagagcaagtgtgtgtgtgggtgtgtgcatgtggctgtgtgggtgtgtgcatgtgtgtgggtgtgtgcatgtggctgtgtgggtgtgtgcatgtgtgtgtgtatgtgtgtgggtgtgtgtagtGCTCTGACCTTTGATGTCAAACCTGCTCTGTGTGAATTGCTGTTAGATGCACACGGATCATGTTACAGTATACTTATTgcacttttcccttttttaaaccTTAATTTGTTGCTGCTACACAAGCAAATGCacattgtttaactttttttttacttcaaataTCAGATATTtgaaaagcttgtttttttatgctgcCGTGTACCTAATTTGTGATCAGATGAAGCAGacctttgtattttatttagagCTGTAGTCTAgaagttttcctctttttccatGTTGACACTTAAAAACCGTGTTCCACACTCCATGacctccatccctccctccacacAGCCACATTTAACCAGTCAGAACACACTACTCTGGAAGCCCGAGCTTCTCCGAAGAATGCTCCGACGGCAGACAGGTAAATCCACATCAATCACTAAAACTGtacatgtgtgcgtgtgcatgcgTGTTAGACGTTGACTCACGTTCCCCGCCGTGTTCATCACAGACTTGATCTCTCTCTTACACGCCTTGGAGGACTTCATCTGGATGTAGGCTCTTACTTTGTACTGgagcagaaacaggaagtcagagcAAGCGGCCAAACAGAAAGTGATGTCAGAAGTTTGACTCTCACCTGGTGCATTTTAGATTTAGCTGCTTCAATCATGGCTGCAAACTCTGCCCTCTGATTGGATGCATCTTTGTTTGAACTGTTGCTCTGGAAACAAACAGGATCAACTGTTaacaattcttttttaaataaagttgggtGACAACAAGCAGACACCCTCCCAGCTGCAAGGTGACGTTGATTCTGGATTCTGACGGCAGCGGGCCGATACCTCTGCTTTGCCGTTCTTGTTGCCTCCTTGTACGGAGAGCTTGTCCAGCACAGCCAGCAGGTGCAGAGCTTTCTCAGGCTGGAAGGTGAGCAGGTAGAGGTCCACCAGCAGGAAGCACACGGCCTGAGCAAACTTCTCTTCTAGGACAAATAACACAATGactccaccacacacacacacacagcagtgtgtcctacacacacaccagcagGTGAAGAAGCTGTGCTGTTACCTGTTTCGCATCATCTCGTATTTtactcccagtagaagataaacaacatgtcagatgatgaaacggAGACATTTCACcgtgtgatggaaaatatgagctgatagtgaatctgattgcggctgcacgattatgaccaaaataataatcacgattattcaccgtgtttagaaaaacatgcatttttattgcaccaataATAAACAAACTATGTGGTAACAATTCTtagagaaaaattaaacttttacatagaatagatgataaataatgcaaaaaaaatacatttaccattcatttttgaaacattaatgtaaattatgtgtctacaaaagatgctaaattaagagccgtttgggagccaaaaataaagagccgaacatcccatcactagtatatatagttgtaatggatgctgctgGGGAGAGGAAGGCAATCATTTATGAAAACACAACCTATAAaagtttagaacagcaaaaaaaattaaaatttaattcttcagtcaatatttgttatttaagtttaattttattaagtgcaACATGTCAACactttgaactttttaaatatatatatccacactcttcattaataaacattaatatctgacggtaagccagcgcgggatcatccaccagcagctttgtacgtttcgtTTTCGGGCTGCTCATGAACCACAtcgtctcctgctctgaatgcagctgctgcgtGAGGAACAAGCCTCTTCTGAGGGAGGGTCTTCAGCACCCCTCCCCATTGAAGAGTAAACTCTACGCTCTttacgtcagtctccaaaagtctccaatgtcaccagaaaaagtcactagatttgtcgctagttgctTTTTTGAAAATAAGTTGCTAGAGGTGAGTGAAAAcccgctaaatatagcgacaaagtcactaagttggcaacacaacTCGCTGCCATCTGTAAAAGGTGCGCGCCCTTGTTCTTTAGGCAGCTTCATGAAGCCTTGGCCTCGCGttcgccccctggtggttggcAGACGGTTGACTGTGTGTGaacagagatgcagcttttcacctgtccactgataacaagctggatgctccctctcctctttagtctgcaggacacgccgtccatgctttccacaaactagttcacatcttcatccaggtttccactttgcctcagaacatttttaatgagctttggtccagagaagatggaagaagctggttctggatcctgttcacatctggcttcttctctgcatgatggagctttaacctgcatttgtgggtttcagggtgaactgtgttcacagacagtggtttctggaagttttcctgagtccatgcagtggtttccagtagagaatcatgtctgcttttaatgcagaagatcaacagcatccagccttgtccccagcacacagagattcctcctgattctctgaatcttctaatgatattctacactgtagatggaggatcttcaaagtctgaggaacatttttctgaaattgttccagttttagatccaatttgtctcagattggtgaagctctgtccatctttccatctgagagactctgcctctctgaaatgctccttttataccagtcatgttactgacctgttgccaggtaacctggttagttgttaaatgctcctccaggtgtttctggtttgtaccaggtacttttccagccttttgttgctgctgttccaactttttccatcagattccctatcagctcatattttcatcacatggtgaaacgtctcagtttcatcatctgatatgttttttatcttctactggggataaaagaTTAGAATTCTAAATTATTGTATTCTGGTTTTGGTCTGGTGTCCCAATTGTTTAGAACTGgcttatagtttattttcatggTAACTCTTATTAAATGACCCAACAGTCCCGATTCTGTCAAATTAATCATGAACTTCACGTAAAACACACGCTGGCTGTTCTTGTCTTCGCAGAATAATAAACTCACATGAAACCTACATcaaagctgcagcagagtgtCAACATACCGAACGGCTCCAGGAACTGGTAGAGCTTCTCTCCGATGGAGATGGCCTCAGAGtactgcctggtgtggtagtggATGATGGCCTGATTGTAGTACAGCAGGTTGTTCTCCACATCGTCCAGCCCGTCAGCATCCTCTGCTGATGTGTGGAGCTGAAACACAAACGTTCAGGACATCAGCAAACGCAGCACCGTGCTGGTGTAACTGCTTAGGAACCTCTGGAGTTACCCGGTTCTTCAGCACCATCAGAGTCTGCTTCAGTGTCCCCGTGGTGCTCTGACCACTCTTATAGAAGTCTACTACAGCTTTGTTCAGAGCGATCTTGTAGTCCTCCTTGTTGAGTTCTTGCAGGGTGTCGAGATGCTTCAGAGACTCATCGTACCTCCCAGCCTGTAGGAACACAAAGTACCCTTACTGATACCTGATAACCAAAGTTCTCGCACAACAATGCAGGCATGTTAAGATGTATTTACAGAAAAAGCCTGGTATGCGCTGGCTGCCGTCTCCTTCTCTTGGTCCGTCGTCCCGCTGGATGAGCTCTCATGCTTTGTCTCATTCACTTCtggtcaaaatgaaaaaagagagtAGAATAAAGTCACTTTTCACACCACAGATCTCCAATCAGATATGAGTGTGTGATGGGGATGAAGTCTTCATGACGCTGAGCAGAGCTCCTCCCCTGACCTGGCCTGAAAGATTTATCTGTTCACGAGAGAACCAGACAAACAACCTGAACGTCCAGGAGAGCAGGAGGCTGACACCAAACGGAACCAGCTTCACAACAAATAGCTAGAGAGCCTCTGATGAGTTTCTCTGAGCTACAGGAGCCGATGAGGATCTCTGCTAGCTGCCCCAGCTAGCTGGCCTTCCTCCAGCTGGATCACGGACCTGTGAATCGTGGCTTCACGCTGGTCTCAGACCTAATCTAGACCCTTTACTGGACTTCTCCAGGTTTTAAATCAACAAACTTCACCAATTCCACCCGTTAAACACTTCATACTAGCTCGGGTAGCTAGCTACTCAGCTAGCACTAACCGACAACTCACCTGGATTTTCTGCCATTTCTAAGCATGTGAAGAAGATTCCAGAGCCCGCAGAGTCGGTACAATACGGCCAGATTAGAGCCCTCTGGTTGGCGAAGCAGTCCAAAACCTAGAAAACACCTGATATCCACAATTTCACACACAAAGTGGCTAACTTAGCTGTGTGCTCCGCTCCAGCACACTCTTCTTTACTGGAAGCAACCAACTGCAGCACAACAGCGCCCCCTATCACAGCGGAGCCACGGCCGCTGCGAAGCTGCGCATGCGCGAAAGAACCGGCGCAACACAAATAGCCCGTGTTTAAATTCTTTAGcgaagaaataattaaatacagttTGTTCATCATCAGGAatacaaagtaataaaaaaagaattcatgtacagaaaatataaaaaagaaaggctTAAAACTCTCTTaggcagataaaataaataaaaaaaaatcttaatcaAGATCAACTTACTGAAACCAgaagagtgaatgattttaaagatacgAGTAAGTACCAAGAGTGCTCTGAgagatctgatgggatggttaactggttggattaagtggttaagattgtgaaatgtaatggaagcatccaaTGTTAACTAGTTAACACAGATTACTCCCATTGGCTGAGGACTCTGGTTGAAGCCATTACATTGTAAATCGTGGGGTTGCAGTTGTAACACCATCACCTGCTGGCAGTGTCATCAGTTAattagggtccttccataccctattgtggttgaaatgtttattgttctcctccttctaagaactttgagcccaaatttgaccccctaaacacccatgaaaagttgtgaaacttggcacacacgtcaagcctggcgaaaatttcgatattctaaggtccgcatacacatcaatgcaaaattggctcaacagcgccacctagaaaaaaaaataccccaaaatGAATGGGGACCccaacgtctacttcgacgtaggaacacgaaactcggcacacacgtgtaacaccccaagtcgagcaaaaaagtcaatcgaacacaTGTTGCcctggcaacggggcgcccgccatcttggcgtgtgcggccattttttgcactttacatacatcgtatttgaacgaactagtctgaggggattcgtgcgactgactccaaacttggtgggaagcttcctgacaagttggggaccaaacgctattcaaatctttctaatagcagaaagcgtgttaccgtggcaactgacggaaaaacgccttctcgccatgaaacacggtttgctcatatctccatagaaatacatgggatctgcaccaaaggtCACactattcatacttgttgggtccttaacgcattacaacacctgttgtcatggcaacatcgggtggcggggtccaggacgctcggacccgatggatgcggctttaattattgttgttattattattattattattggggTTGCGGGCTGTAATACCATCGGTTGTAGGCAGTTTCActtgtagtttttttgttataattagagatttaaaaaaatgtataaaatgaaaaataaaaaataaattatttttaaaagatcaaAGAGAAAttgatcttttcttttgtttgtttgttttcactttggCATGCTAGATAGAAGagcaagttttcttcttcaaggACCATTGAAGGGCTCATATTTGCAGTTTCTTTTCTATGAAAGTCTGCAGCACCTTCACAAGCAGTGCAGCTACTTTCCTTGCTGAGCAGCAGAGCTGTTATTCTGAAAacaaccagcagatggcagcatcCCGTCATTAGCAAACAAATGACCATCCCTTCTGTTTCACTGGAAACTGTTATTTTAAGAGAGATTGTGActttagctttgttttgttaACTTTTATAGAAACAAATgtacactttatttttatagtatCTTATATATGGTTGGTAGTTTTTCGTTTCGTTGACATTCTTTCAGGTCTCTCAATGAAATTGtagaaataaaacttatttacaTGTCAGCAGCAGGTAATTGCAGCAGGTAATTTTAAACAATAAGGCCAGGAtgcctgtcgtggtggtaaCCCCCGATCTCGTTGGTGGACGCCGGCAgcaagggatgccgtcaagctgaaaaAGGAGTCCTATTgagcctttttggcctgtgggactccagaggcagctgatgggtatcggcgagCTAAGCgaagcgcagcttcggcggtcgctaaggcaaaaactcgggcatggccagagtttggagaggccatggagaatgactctggacggctttgaggagattttgttccaccatccggcggctcaggaggggaaagcagtgctctgttAACACTGtatacagtggggatggggggctgctgacctcgactcggggcgttgtgaggcggtggagggaatacttcgaagaccttctcaatcccaccaacacatcttccgatgaggaagcagagtctggggtag
Encoded here:
- the cnot10 gene encoding CCR4-NOT transcription complex subunit 10 isoform X2, which translates into the protein MAENPEVNETKHESSSSGTTDQEKETAASAYQAFSAGRYDESLKHLDTLQELNKEDYKIALNKAVVDFYKSGQSTTGTLKQTLMVLKNRLHTSAEDADGLDDVENNLLYYNQAIIHYHTRQYSEAISIGEKLYQFLEPFEKFAQAVCFLLVDLYLLTFQPEKALHLLAVLDKLSVQGGNKNGKAESNSSNKDASNQRAEFAAMIEAAKSKMHQYKVRAYIQMKSSKACKREIKSVMNTAGNSAPSLFLKSNFEYLRGNYRKAVKLLNSTNIAEHPGPIRTGECVRCMFWNNLGCIHFAMGKHNLGIFYFKKALQENDHTCAQLGDGGNGQTKKFAGIPMCALLANKRYELLYNCGIQLLHIGRPLAAFECLMEAVQVYHSNPRLWLRLAECCISANKGGSEQESKGLPCKKGIVQSVIGQGYHRKIVLASQSAQNTNYSEGQSAAIPVASMEFAAICLRNALLLLPDHQQQDAKMENGSKSSSQSGSTESGSENSDACSGKGPEADKFLPAAPSSPLRKQEVENLRCSILACSAYVALALGDNLMALNHAEKLLQQTKVSGSLKFLGHLYAAEALISLDRISDAITHLNPENVSDVSVGVLSSEPDQGPDKGDEPVEPSGKKTPLCYPSSVASARAMMLFNLGSAYCLRSEYDKARKCLHQAASMVNTKEIPPEAILLGVYLELQNGNTQLALQIIKRNQLTPTALHRVSPDSRKKPTQSFQPVQPIQLPSSFTQVQRK
- the cnot10 gene encoding CCR4-NOT transcription complex subunit 10 isoform X3; the protein is MAENPEVNETKHESSSSGTTDQEKETAASAYQAFSAGRYDESLKHLDTLQELNKEDYKIALNKAVVDFYKSGQSTTGTLKQTLMVLKNRLHTSAEDADGLDDVENNLLYYNQAIIHYHTRQYSEAISIGEKLYQFLEPFEEKFAQAVCFLLVDLYLLTFQPEKALHLLAVLDKLSVQGGNKNGKAESNSSNKDASNQRAEFAAMIEAAKSKMHQYKVRAYIQMKSSKACKREIKSVMNTAGNSAPSLFLKSNFEYLRGNYRKAVKLLNSTNIAEHPGPIRTGECVRCMFWNNLGCIHFAMGKHNLGIFYFKKALQENDHTCAQLGDGGNGQTKKFAGIPMCALLANKRYELLYNCGIQLLHIGRPLAAFECLMEAVQVYHSNPRLWLRLAECCISANKGGSEQESKGLPCKKGIVQSVIGQGYHRKIVLASQSAQNTNYSEGQSAAIPVASMEFAAICLRNALLLLPDHQQQDAKMENGSKSSSQSGSTESGSENSDACSGKGPEADKFLPAAPSSPLRKQEVENLRCSILACSAYVALALGDNLMALNHAEKLLQQTKVSGSLKFLGHLYAAEALISLDRISDAITHLNPENVSDVSVGVLSSEPDQGPDKGDEPVEPWKKTPLCYPSSVASARAMMLFNLGSAYCLRSEYDKARKCLHQAASMVNTKEIPPEAILLGVYLELQNGNTQLALQIIKRNQLTPTALHRVSPDSRKKPTQSFQPVQPIQLPSSFTQVQRK
- the cnot10 gene encoding CCR4-NOT transcription complex subunit 10 isoform X1 — translated: MAENPEVNETKHESSSSGTTDQEKETAASAYQAFSAGRYDESLKHLDTLQELNKEDYKIALNKAVVDFYKSGQSTTGTLKQTLMVLKNRLHTSAEDADGLDDVENNLLYYNQAIIHYHTRQYSEAISIGEKLYQFLEPFEEKFAQAVCFLLVDLYLLTFQPEKALHLLAVLDKLSVQGGNKNGKAESNSSNKDASNQRAEFAAMIEAAKSKMHQYKVRAYIQMKSSKACKREIKSVMNTAGNSAPSLFLKSNFEYLRGNYRKAVKLLNSTNIAEHPGPIRTGECVRCMFWNNLGCIHFAMGKHNLGIFYFKKALQENDHTCAQLGDGGNGQTKKFAGIPMCALLANKRYELLYNCGIQLLHIGRPLAAFECLMEAVQVYHSNPRLWLRLAECCISANKGGSEQESKGLPCKKGIVQSVIGQGYHRKIVLASQSAQNTNYSEGQSAAIPVASMEFAAICLRNALLLLPDHQQQDAKMENGSKSSSQSGSTESGSENSDACSGKGPEADKFLPAAPSSPLRKQEVENLRCSILACSAYVALALGDNLMALNHAEKLLQQTKVSGSLKFLGHLYAAEALISLDRISDAITHLNPENVSDVSVGVLSSEPDQGPDKGDEPVEPSGKKTPLCYPSSVASARAMMLFNLGSAYCLRSEYDKARKCLHQAASMVNTKEIPPEAILLGVYLELQNGNTQLALQIIKRNQLTPTALHRVSPDSRKKPTQSFQPVQPIQLPSSFTQVQRK